From the genome of Rarobacter incanus, one region includes:
- a CDS encoding GNAT family N-acetyltransferase has product MVFIREAIVADESGIWGALEPAIRAGETYCFPRDASRTEVLDWWLDKAGGRVLVAVDEDETVLGTAEFHPNQFAQGSMVANAGFAVSPMFSGRGIGRTLGLAVLRQCRADGYTGMQFNAVVSTNHRALALWRSLGFVIVATIPRAFEHPAAGLVPLHVMYRPLS; this is encoded by the coding sequence TTGGTATTCATTCGCGAAGCGATCGTGGCCGATGAATCGGGAATCTGGGGTGCCCTGGAGCCCGCCATCCGCGCCGGCGAAACCTATTGCTTCCCGCGCGACGCGTCGCGCACCGAGGTTCTTGATTGGTGGTTGGATAAGGCCGGCGGCCGAGTGCTTGTCGCTGTCGATGAGGACGAAACCGTGCTCGGTACGGCCGAGTTCCACCCCAACCAGTTCGCGCAAGGTTCCATGGTGGCGAACGCCGGCTTCGCGGTTTCACCGATGTTTTCGGGGCGCGGCATTGGGCGCACTCTGGGGCTGGCGGTGCTGCGGCAGTGCCGCGCGGACGGGTATACCGGAATGCAGTTCAATGCCGTGGTTTCTACGAACCACCGTGCGCTGGCGCTGTGGCGCTCCTTGGGCTTCGTCATTGTCGCAACGATTCCGCGCGCGTTCGAGCACCCGGCGGCCGGGCTTGTCCCGCTGCACGTGATGTACCGGCCGTTGAGCTAG
- a CDS encoding ABC transporter permease — translation MTQVAVATHRRRFGIDGALYSANARAVLWRGWRAASHANLAVMISGFFEPVFYLLSFGVGLGGLIGSVAGDDGRVLPYAAYIAPALLATSAMNGAIYDSTWNVFFKLNQSKLYDGMLATRLGPLDVALGEIGVALIRGAVYAAGFMVVMTALGLTLSWWALAALPATVLIAFGFASLGMAVTSYMKTFQQMDWINFVLLPMFLLSATFYPLSVYPSAVQVFIQAMPLWHAVELVRSLTTGNVGWSLLWHVAYFAVMSVVGIRFTTVRLRALFLR, via the coding sequence ATGACGCAGGTGGCAGTGGCAACGCATCGGCGCCGGTTTGGCATCGATGGGGCGCTGTACTCCGCAAACGCGCGTGCGGTCCTGTGGCGCGGGTGGCGAGCCGCATCGCATGCGAACCTTGCGGTGATGATCTCAGGTTTCTTCGAGCCGGTGTTCTACCTACTTTCGTTCGGGGTCGGGTTGGGTGGGTTGATCGGCTCGGTGGCGGGTGATGACGGACGAGTTCTCCCCTACGCCGCATACATCGCCCCCGCCCTGCTCGCCACATCCGCGATGAATGGCGCCATCTACGATTCGACCTGGAACGTGTTCTTCAAGCTCAATCAGTCGAAGCTGTACGACGGGATGCTGGCGACCCGTCTCGGTCCGCTAGATGTTGCCCTGGGGGAGATTGGGGTGGCCCTGATCCGCGGCGCTGTTTACGCTGCGGGCTTCATGGTTGTGATGACCGCGCTGGGCCTGACGCTTTCGTGGTGGGCGCTCGCGGCGCTGCCCGCCACGGTGCTGATTGCGTTCGGGTTCGCCTCGTTGGGCATGGCGGTCACCAGTTACATGAAGACGTTCCAGCAGATGGACTGGATCAACTTCGTGCTCCTGCCGATGTTCCTCCTGTCGGCGACGTTCTACCCGCTGAGCGTCTACCCGTCCGCGGTGCAGGTATTCATTCAGGCCATGCCGCTGTGGCATGCGGTGGAACTGGTGCGATCGCTCACAACGGGGAACGTCGGCTGGTCGCTGCTGTGGCACGTCGCATACTTCGCGGTGATGTCGGTGGTGGGGATTCGTTTCACGACGGTGCGCCTGCGCGCGCTATTCCTGCGCTAG
- a CDS encoding ABC transporter permease, with protein MRADVGGGAASSINKALTADQMRARALAGARKPRAYGTWYVACGRFANMRAYLQTIVWTAIGTPVLYLFAMGIGLGSLVSRGTGTIDGVRYVQFVAPALIVAAAVQVASEEMTYPVMLGFKWNPTFFATNAAPIQPAQIINGLIVSVIGRLAFASAIYYACAVAFGAHGSGWGWLAIPIAVLAALAFTTPVMAYVATLEQDSGQIAMIMRFVVMPLTLFSGTFFDLASMPIYLQPIGWLSPIWHGAQLARAASYGLGEPAWVTAIRVAYLIALTAGGWIAGQRIAARRLNR; from the coding sequence ATGAGGGCGGACGTTGGGGGAGGGGCGGCCTCGTCGATCAATAAGGCATTGACCGCGGACCAGATGCGCGCACGCGCCCTGGCGGGGGCCCGCAAACCCCGCGCATACGGCACTTGGTACGTTGCCTGCGGCCGGTTCGCGAACATGCGGGCGTACCTCCAGACCATCGTGTGGACGGCTATCGGGACGCCGGTTCTTTACCTCTTCGCCATGGGTATCGGGCTGGGATCGCTGGTCTCCCGCGGGACCGGCACCATCGACGGCGTCCGCTACGTGCAGTTCGTCGCGCCCGCACTCATCGTCGCGGCGGCGGTGCAGGTGGCGAGCGAGGAAATGACGTACCCGGTGATGCTCGGATTCAAGTGGAATCCGACCTTCTTCGCGACCAACGCCGCCCCCATACAACCCGCGCAGATCATCAACGGGCTGATCGTCTCGGTGATCGGGCGGCTGGCGTTCGCCTCCGCCATCTATTACGCGTGCGCGGTGGCGTTCGGCGCCCACGGCTCCGGATGGGGATGGCTGGCGATACCGATTGCGGTATTGGCAGCGTTAGCGTTCACGACTCCGGTCATGGCCTACGTCGCAACCCTGGAGCAAGACAGCGGCCAGATCGCGATGATAATGCGATTCGTGGTCATGCCGCTGACTCTCTTCTCGGGCACCTTCTTTGACCTTGCATCGATGCCGATCTACCTGCAACCGATCGGCTGGCTCTCCCCGATCTGGCACGGTGCGCAACTGGCCCGGGCCGCCTCGTACGGGCTGGGGGAACCGGCCTGGGTCACCGCCATCCGCGTTGCCTACCTCATCGCGTTGACCGCGGGCGGCTGGATCGCGGGGCAACGGATCGCGGCTAGGAGGCTGAACCGATGA
- a CDS encoding septum formation family protein, which yields MTHLPHPEPRRRSLIERFAADQTSVMTLVFVLIALILVGVAVVLAIGGFISRSPGLALTVTSASHARVDQLQVGHCLKALPVDGQVDTVVAVPCNTPHKAQVVGAWDMAGVSSSAVRPALNELQAAAQERCTSSTLSPRPRSAQFVLWLPTEAGWAAGDRRALCLAQAATLTSSVVPGN from the coding sequence ATGACGCACCTACCCCACCCAGAACCTCGCAGGCGCTCGCTCATAGAGCGTTTCGCCGCCGACCAGACGTCCGTCATGACGCTCGTCTTCGTGCTGATTGCGCTCATCTTGGTGGGCGTTGCGGTCGTGCTCGCCATTGGCGGTTTCATCTCCAGGTCCCCGGGTCTTGCGCTGACTGTCACGTCGGCCTCGCACGCGCGGGTCGATCAACTCCAGGTGGGCCACTGCCTCAAGGCGCTGCCGGTCGACGGGCAAGTTGACACGGTGGTGGCGGTCCCGTGCAACACGCCGCATAAGGCGCAGGTGGTGGGCGCCTGGGACATGGCGGGCGTCTCCAGTAGCGCGGTGCGCCCGGCCCTCAATGAACTTCAAGCGGCCGCCCAAGAGCGCTGCACCTCGAGCACGCTCTCTCCCCGCCCACGATCCGCGCAGTTCGTCCTGTGGTTGCCAACCGAAGCCGGGTGGGCGGCCGGGGACCGCCGCGCGCTGTGCTTGGCCCAAGCGGCGACGCTCACGTCATCCGTTGTTCCCGGCAACTAG
- a CDS encoding MFS transporter, translating to MIDEAPQSLTPLSLGRYARGYFASSFGLYLAVFTPSMVALSFKVKHIVPADQATSTLSAILSVGAFAALVASPLVGRLSDRTMSHYGRRRPWILGGAIAALAALAVCGTTTSPVVLAVAWGCTQFAVNAGLAATNATLADQVPGASRGKVTGMVGMTSPLAILGGTLIVNLIAADPWRFIVPGIVAVGLTGWFATRLNDRPRRTAPAGTFSIKDFAGSFVFNPRKSPDFAWMWATRFLAMFGYYGIAAYVPYFLENSLHLDESGVARTMLISNIAAAIAMIIASPIAGALSDRFGKRRPFLLLAGVIMAAGLAGMAAAPSVAVVVVAQGTLGLGVGIYFAVDLALGSQVLPNPEESAKDLGVLNVAAVLPQILAPAFGPGILAAGTAMGIGGYTLWFLLGSAACLLVGLTVYRIRAFK from the coding sequence ATGATCGACGAGGCCCCCCAGTCCCTCACGCCGCTTTCACTGGGGCGCTACGCGCGCGGCTACTTCGCATCGAGTTTCGGGCTGTATCTCGCGGTATTCACGCCATCAATGGTGGCGTTGTCCTTCAAGGTCAAGCACATCGTGCCCGCCGACCAGGCAACGTCCACGCTCTCGGCCATCCTCTCGGTGGGAGCCTTCGCCGCCCTGGTCGCCAGCCCGCTGGTGGGGCGCCTCTCGGACCGAACCATGTCGCACTACGGCCGCCGACGGCCTTGGATCCTTGGCGGCGCGATTGCGGCACTCGCCGCCCTCGCGGTATGCGGTACGACCACGTCGCCCGTAGTGCTTGCGGTGGCGTGGGGATGCACCCAATTCGCCGTCAACGCGGGCCTGGCAGCCACGAATGCGACTCTTGCCGACCAGGTTCCCGGTGCCAGCCGCGGCAAGGTGACGGGGATGGTCGGCATGACCAGCCCGCTCGCCATTCTTGGCGGGACGCTCATTGTCAACCTCATCGCCGCGGACCCGTGGCGCTTCATCGTCCCCGGCATCGTCGCGGTTGGACTCACGGGCTGGTTCGCCACTCGCCTCAACGATCGGCCGCGACGGACCGCGCCTGCGGGGACATTCAGCATCAAGGACTTTGCCGGCAGCTTCGTGTTCAACCCCCGCAAGTCGCCCGACTTCGCGTGGATGTGGGCAACGCGCTTCCTCGCAATGTTCGGGTATTACGGCATCGCCGCCTATGTCCCGTATTTTCTGGAAAACTCGCTGCACTTGGACGAATCGGGTGTCGCTCGCACGATGCTCATATCCAATATCGCGGCGGCCATCGCGATGATCATCGCAAGCCCAATAGCGGGTGCCCTGTCGGACCGGTTCGGCAAGAGGCGACCGTTCCTACTGCTCGCCGGGGTCATCATGGCGGCGGGATTGGCGGGCATGGCGGCAGCACCGAGCGTCGCCGTGGTCGTTGTCGCCCAGGGCACGCTCGGGCTGGGCGTCGGCATCTACTTCGCCGTGGATCTAGCATTGGGCAGCCAGGTGCTGCCTAATCCGGAGGAATCCGCCAAGGACCTTGGCGTCCTCAACGTCGCCGCCGTCCTGCCGCAGATCCTAGCGCCCGCCTTCGGGCCGGGAATTCTGGCGGCGGGAACCGCCATGGGGATCGGCGGATACACCCTGTGGTTCCTGCTCGGTTCCGCGGCATGCCTGCTGGTTGGACTTACGGTTTACCGGATCCGCGCCTTCAAGTAG
- a CDS encoding branched-chain amino acid ABC transporter permease, translating to MDWTRVLSQAAGELIAPTTAAYALAAIGLNVHFGFTGLLNMGQAGFMLLGAYGFAIATIQGASFWLALLIAALCGAAFALVLGIPTLKLRGDYLAIVTISAAEIIRMLGRSTIFDDYTGGSSGLTGNSFKDGFQSLSFLPEGSTTIGPWTYVNNGSDSWWLRVVSWSVVLLAVLFVWLLTRSPWGRVLKGIREDEDAVRALGKNVFGYKMQALVTGGVFGALAGVLYVLPRAVQPDSMGRTMTFWVWTVLLLGGAATVFGPVAGSMIFFALYMLVRSGMRAAIPEAAMSSTQVEQFGGMLVGIVLMALVIFRPQGIFGNKKELAFDGH from the coding sequence ATGGACTGGACACGAGTCTTATCGCAGGCGGCGGGGGAGCTCATAGCTCCCACCACGGCGGCCTACGCGCTCGCGGCAATCGGGCTGAATGTTCACTTCGGCTTCACGGGTCTGCTGAACATGGGCCAGGCCGGCTTCATGCTGCTCGGCGCCTACGGGTTCGCGATCGCGACCATCCAAGGGGCGTCGTTCTGGCTCGCCCTCCTCATCGCCGCGTTGTGCGGGGCTGCATTCGCGCTCGTGCTGGGAATTCCCACGCTGAAACTGCGCGGAGACTACCTGGCGATCGTCACCATTTCGGCGGCAGAGATCATTCGCATGCTGGGCCGCTCAACAATTTTCGATGACTACACCGGCGGTTCGTCCGGCCTGACCGGGAACTCGTTCAAGGACGGCTTCCAATCGTTGTCGTTCCTGCCGGAGGGCTCGACCACTATCGGGCCGTGGACGTACGTGAATAACGGCTCCGATTCGTGGTGGTTGCGCGTGGTGTCGTGGTCCGTCGTGTTGCTTGCGGTGTTGTTCGTGTGGCTCCTGACGCGCAGCCCGTGGGGCCGCGTCCTCAAAGGCATCCGCGAAGACGAGGACGCCGTGCGGGCCCTCGGCAAGAACGTGTTCGGCTACAAGATGCAGGCCCTGGTCACCGGCGGCGTCTTCGGGGCGCTGGCGGGCGTGCTCTACGTCCTACCCCGGGCCGTCCAGCCCGACTCCATGGGCCGCACCATGACGTTCTGGGTGTGGACGGTACTGCTACTCGGCGGGGCCGCAACGGTGTTCGGCCCCGTTGCTGGATCGATGATCTTCTTCGCCCTGTACATGCTGGTCCGTTCGGGAATGCGCGCCGCGATTCCCGAAGCGGCCATGTCCTCTACACAGGTGGAGCAGTTCGGCGGGATGCTCGTCGGCATTGTCTTGATGGCGTTGGTGATCTTTAGACCGCAAGGAATTTTCGGGAATAAGAAGGAGTTGGCGTTCGATGGACACTGA
- a CDS encoding ABC transporter ATP-binding protein, producing MSEQIKDANELARASAAPVATAPEPPAGPANPILVADYLVAGYLPGVNILNGCNLTVGEGELVGIIGPNGAGKSTLLKSLFGLVNVRSGTVTLGGEDITNMKANHLVARGVGFVPQNNNVFPSLTIEENMRMGVFLKPQLFEERWEYVVDVFPKLADRRNQRAGQLSGGERQMVAMGRALMMRPSVLLLDEPSAGLSPALQDEAFIRTRMINKTGVSIIMVEQNARRCLQICDRGYVLDQGKDAHVGPGRELLNDPKVIGLYLGTLATDVENESKSRRRLK from the coding sequence ATGAGTGAGCAAATCAAGGACGCCAACGAGTTGGCGCGAGCGAGCGCCGCACCTGTCGCGACAGCGCCAGAACCGCCCGCAGGACCCGCGAACCCGATCCTGGTGGCCGATTACCTGGTCGCCGGGTACCTGCCCGGGGTCAACATCCTCAATGGGTGCAACCTGACCGTGGGAGAGGGGGAACTCGTCGGAATTATTGGCCCCAACGGTGCCGGCAAATCCACGCTGCTGAAATCGCTGTTCGGCCTGGTCAATGTGCGATCCGGGACGGTCACCCTCGGCGGCGAGGACATCACGAACATGAAGGCGAACCACCTGGTGGCGCGCGGTGTGGGATTTGTGCCGCAAAACAACAACGTGTTCCCCTCGCTCACCATCGAGGAAAACATGCGCATGGGCGTTTTCCTCAAGCCCCAGCTGTTCGAAGAGCGGTGGGAATACGTGGTCGATGTTTTCCCGAAGCTGGCGGACAGGCGCAATCAGCGCGCCGGGCAATTGTCCGGCGGCGAGCGGCAGATGGTGGCGATGGGGCGCGCGCTCATGATGCGCCCTTCCGTGTTGCTCTTGGACGAGCCGTCCGCGGGGCTGTCGCCCGCCCTGCAGGACGAGGCCTTCATCCGTACCCGCATGATCAACAAGACCGGAGTTTCGATCATCATGGTCGAACAGAATGCCCGGCGATGCCTGCAAATCTGCGACCGCGGATACGTCCTTGACCAGGGCAAAGACGCACACGTCGGGCCGGGGCGCGAGCTGTTGAACGATCCGAAGGTCATCGGCTTGTATCTGGGCACCCTGGCAACCGATGTCGAAAACGAAAGCAAGTCGCGACGCCGCCTGAAGTAG
- a CDS encoding C40 family peptidase, whose protein sequence is MTTSVHGRAQARRNSRAPRRLALAVAFATALATPIVATTAAQAATATPTATPAAPTAKATKAIPFTVKKSAKTQINGARKSDRIVLTVKTRKAARGFTIAVIARGKTIARAKVKSTRTRVRLPKNLRSGKTKLTVRVTPNARGAANGYRSAKKRVTVKVLTERQAIVAAAKKHIGTPYRYGGTTPKGFDCAGFTKYVFSHSVKVSLPRTSSAQRTAGKKISRAKAKAGDIIWTPGHVAIYLGGNKIIDSPRPGKSIHVRTMYQKNPTFIRVI, encoded by the coding sequence GTGACGACATCCGTCCACGGGCGCGCCCAAGCGCGCCGCAACAGCCGCGCGCCGCGCCGCCTGGCTCTCGCCGTTGCATTCGCTACGGCACTAGCAACTCCCATTGTGGCCACGACTGCCGCGCAAGCGGCGACCGCGACCCCGACCGCAACGCCCGCGGCCCCGACCGCAAAGGCCACCAAGGCGATCCCCTTCACCGTCAAGAAGTCCGCAAAGACCCAGATCAATGGCGCACGCAAGTCCGACAGGATCGTTCTCACCGTCAAGACCCGCAAAGCTGCCCGCGGCTTCACCATCGCCGTGATCGCTCGGGGCAAGACCATTGCCCGGGCCAAGGTGAAGTCAACGCGCACTCGCGTGCGCCTCCCAAAGAACCTGCGCTCGGGAAAGACCAAGCTCACCGTTCGGGTCACCCCCAACGCGCGCGGTGCGGCAAACGGCTACCGTTCCGCCAAGAAGCGCGTCACGGTGAAGGTGCTCACCGAACGCCAGGCGATCGTCGCCGCGGCCAAGAAGCACATCGGCACGCCCTACCGCTACGGCGGCACGACGCCCAAGGGCTTCGATTGCGCGGGCTTCACGAAGTACGTCTTCAGCCATTCAGTCAAGGTCTCCCTGCCGCGCACGTCGTCGGCGCAGCGCACCGCGGGTAAGAAAATCAGCCGCGCCAAGGCGAAGGCGGGCGACATCATTTGGACTCCCGGCCACGTCGCAATCTACCTGGGCGGAAACAAGATCATCGATTCGCCGCGTCCGGGCAAGTCGATTCACGTGCGCACCATGTATCAGAAGAACCCGACATTCATCCGCGTCATCTAA
- a CDS encoding branched-chain amino acid ABC transporter permease codes for MAILRTMPERTYRPFRPHRLRAIAMLFALIGAVWMMLPSVANADVTASEKCTKDATTGCVMVNVFGKDREPVGGVKITLKAPDGASATATSTDKGATSFEATTADAYSVSLDPASLPDEFADAAPADVTVTVQFGATARATFDLTAPAATAPAATSGSTPTAGSNTTKAATSTDSAGTGLSADRVWQQLASGLRFGLMLALASLGANLIYGTTKLSNFAHGEQVTLGAVIAYLFVSIGAPLWLAAILSVAISAATGWLQDVGIWKPLRKRGTPITQVMIVTIGLSIALQFLIQFMVGTGTFQVVSGNPTTWTVGPITMTKISFIAMLISIVALVAVAWFLTRTRLGRATRAVSDNPALASATGINTNGVIRLVWTLSAGLAGLSGLLFALMFGAANWNMGMQMLLLMFAAITLGGLGTANGALVGSLVIGFAVELSSLFLPSDLRYATALFILILALLVRPQGILGLRDRIG; via the coding sequence ATGGCGATTTTGAGAACTATGCCGGAACGTACGTACCGGCCGTTTCGGCCCCACCGGCTGCGCGCGATAGCGATGCTGTTCGCACTCATCGGCGCAGTCTGGATGATGCTTCCCAGCGTCGCGAACGCGGATGTCACGGCATCTGAAAAATGCACCAAGGACGCCACAACCGGCTGCGTCATGGTCAACGTCTTCGGCAAAGACCGCGAACCAGTCGGTGGCGTGAAGATCACCCTGAAGGCACCCGACGGCGCGTCCGCGACGGCCACTTCGACGGACAAGGGCGCAACGTCCTTCGAGGCGACCACCGCCGACGCGTATTCGGTGTCCTTGGACCCCGCGTCACTTCCCGACGAGTTCGCCGACGCCGCCCCCGCGGACGTCACGGTGACGGTCCAGTTCGGCGCCACGGCGCGGGCCACCTTCGACCTCACCGCCCCCGCCGCGACCGCCCCGGCGGCCACCAGCGGTTCTACCCCCACCGCGGGCTCCAACACGACCAAGGCGGCCACCAGCACCGACAGCGCCGGCACCGGACTTAGCGCTGACCGTGTCTGGCAACAGCTTGCTTCCGGCCTCAGGTTCGGGCTGATGCTGGCTCTCGCCTCGCTAGGCGCCAACCTGATCTACGGGACAACCAAGCTGTCGAACTTCGCCCACGGCGAGCAGGTAACGCTCGGTGCAGTTATCGCCTACCTCTTCGTGAGTATCGGCGCCCCGCTGTGGCTGGCGGCGATCCTGTCCGTCGCCATCTCCGCCGCAACCGGATGGCTCCAAGACGTTGGGATTTGGAAGCCGCTTCGCAAACGCGGCACCCCGATCACGCAGGTCATGATCGTCACGATCGGGCTGTCCATAGCGCTCCAGTTCCTGATCCAGTTCATGGTCGGCACCGGGACATTCCAGGTTGTCAGCGGCAACCCGACCACCTGGACGGTCGGGCCGATCACCATGACGAAGATCTCGTTCATAGCAATGTTGATCTCGATCGTCGCGCTGGTTGCGGTCGCATGGTTTCTGACCCGGACCCGACTTGGGCGCGCAACGCGTGCGGTCTCGGACAATCCCGCGCTCGCGTCCGCAACGGGCATCAACACGAACGGCGTTATCCGGTTGGTGTGGACGCTCTCGGCCGGGCTGGCGGGCCTTTCGGGGCTGTTGTTCGCGCTGATGTTCGGCGCCGCCAACTGGAACATGGGCATGCAGATGCTGCTGCTGATGTTCGCAGCGATCACCCTGGGCGGCCTGGGAACCGCGAACGGCGCCCTGGTCGGATCCTTGGTCATCGGGTTCGCGGTTGAGCTTTCCAGCCTGTTCCTACCCTCCGACCTGCGGTACGCAACCGCGCTCTTCATTCTTATCCTCGCCCTGCTAGTTCGACCGCAAGGCATCCTCGGTCTGCGCGATCGAATCGGCTGA
- a CDS encoding ABC transporter substrate-binding protein produces MSTSKLKLSTGIAVVTAAALIMAGCGSSGSSSSTSASTQTSAAASGDPLVVGTLLPVTGTLAFLGPPEVAGVGLAVDDINAAGGVNGQDASVVAADSGDSTDLNVSTQGATELISKKANVVIGAASSSVSLNVVNQITEAGIMMISPANTSTTLSGYSPLYSRTAPPDTVQGAALGSAVLDAGHTKVAMLVQNEDYGTGLRDNVQKAVEAGGGEVVYGGTGDGQEFPPGESNFASYVTELLATKPDTIVIIAFEETVAIVQALLAAGWDTSNLFMCDGNTADYSSNFDKGTLKGALGTIPGAQASDDFRTKLSEWYKAKEGSELTDFSYGPESYDATVLAALAAVRGKANDGKTIADNLRAVSGSEEGSVEVTSFADGVKALAEGKEIHYKGVSGIGPLNDKMDPSSAYIGVYKFDEDNKPVFDHAVEGKI; encoded by the coding sequence ATGAGTACTAGCAAACTAAAGCTCTCGACCGGAATCGCGGTCGTCACGGCTGCGGCACTGATCATGGCCGGATGCGGGTCTTCCGGTAGCTCTTCATCGACGTCCGCCTCCACACAGACGTCCGCCGCCGCCAGCGGCGACCCGCTCGTTGTCGGCACGTTGCTTCCCGTCACCGGAACGCTTGCGTTCCTGGGCCCGCCTGAGGTCGCGGGCGTCGGCCTTGCCGTCGACGACATCAACGCGGCCGGCGGTGTCAACGGCCAGGACGCGTCCGTCGTGGCAGCCGACTCAGGCGACTCGACGGACCTCAACGTCTCGACCCAGGGCGCGACGGAGCTCATCAGCAAGAAGGCGAACGTGGTCATTGGCGCGGCGTCCTCGTCCGTGTCTTTGAACGTTGTCAACCAGATCACAGAGGCCGGAATCATGATGATTTCACCGGCCAACACCTCGACCACCTTGTCCGGCTACTCGCCGCTCTACTCGCGCACGGCGCCGCCGGACACCGTCCAGGGTGCCGCCCTCGGGTCCGCGGTCCTTGACGCCGGGCACACCAAGGTTGCCATGCTGGTCCAGAACGAGGACTACGGAACCGGTCTGCGCGACAACGTGCAGAAGGCCGTCGAGGCTGGCGGCGGCGAGGTTGTCTACGGCGGAACAGGCGACGGGCAGGAATTCCCTCCCGGCGAGTCGAACTTCGCGTCCTACGTGACCGAGCTGCTGGCGACCAAGCCCGACACCATCGTCATCATCGCATTCGAAGAGACGGTCGCGATCGTGCAGGCCCTGCTTGCGGCCGGTTGGGACACCTCGAACCTGTTCATGTGCGACGGTAACACCGCCGACTACTCCTCCAACTTCGACAAGGGCACCCTGAAGGGTGCGCTCGGTACCATCCCCGGCGCTCAGGCGTCCGACGACTTCCGCACGAAGCTGTCCGAGTGGTACAAGGCGAAGGAAGGTTCCGAGCTGACCGACTTCTCATACGGTCCCGAGTCGTACGACGCGACCGTGCTGGCGGCACTGGCCGCAGTGCGCGGCAAGGCGAACGATGGCAAGACCATCGCCGACAACCTGCGCGCCGTATCTGGCTCCGAAGAAGGATCGGTTGAGGTCACATCATTCGCGGATGGCGTCAAGGCGCTGGCCGAGGGCAAGGAAATCCACTACAAGGGCGTTTCGGGCATCGGCCCGCTGAACGACAAGATGGACCCGTCCTCCGCATACATCGGCGTCTACAAGTTCGACGAGGACAACAAGCCCGTATTCGACCACGCGGTCGAGGGCAAGATCTGA
- a CDS encoding ABC transporter ATP-binding protein, producing the protein MDTEGVEVDRTLSIEIPDDETAHDLSFVKPEVGVAKPDSILTVRDVTRSFGGIKAVDVDYVEFQRGAITALIGPNGAGKTTFFNLLTGFDKADSGTWTFENTDMANKSAAWVARHGMVRTFQLTKALSRLTVLDNMLLAATDQLGERFVPSLLKPLWRGQEKANTERAMEILSRFKLDAKAADFAGSLSGGQRKLLEMARALMTNPKIIMLDEPMAGVNPALVQSLLGHIEALRDEGMTIIFVEHDMHAVRHISEWVVVMAEGRVVAEGPAASIMENQAVVDAYLGARHDVDLGDDSLIDPAQLAKLVAIRQQDLAAQEQ; encoded by the coding sequence ATGGACACTGAGGGAGTTGAGGTCGACCGGACCCTCTCGATTGAAATTCCGGATGACGAGACCGCCCATGACCTTTCTTTCGTCAAGCCTGAGGTGGGAGTCGCCAAACCCGACTCGATCCTGACCGTGCGCGATGTCACCCGAAGCTTCGGCGGAATCAAGGCGGTGGACGTCGACTACGTCGAGTTCCAGCGCGGCGCGATAACTGCCCTGATCGGGCCCAACGGAGCCGGCAAGACCACGTTCTTCAACCTGCTGACGGGGTTCGACAAGGCTGACTCGGGGACCTGGACGTTCGAAAACACGGACATGGCCAACAAGAGCGCCGCCTGGGTGGCCAGGCACGGGATGGTCCGCACGTTCCAGCTCACCAAGGCCCTCTCGCGTCTGACGGTTCTGGACAACATGCTCCTGGCCGCCACCGATCAGCTCGGCGAACGGTTCGTCCCCTCACTCCTCAAACCGCTGTGGCGAGGTCAAGAAAAGGCGAACACCGAGCGGGCCATGGAAATCCTGTCCCGCTTCAAGCTCGACGCGAAGGCCGCGGACTTCGCGGGATCGCTGTCGGGAGGGCAGCGAAAGCTGCTCGAAATGGCGCGCGCGCTCATGACAAACCCCAAGATCATCATGCTCGACGAGCCGATGGCGGGCGTGAACCCGGCTCTCGTCCAATCGTTGCTGGGCCACATCGAGGCGCTCCGCGACGAGGGAATGACAATAATTTTCGTCGAGCACGACATGCATGCTGTCCGACACATCTCTGAGTGGGTCGTCGTTATGGCCGAAGGCCGCGTCGTGGCCGAGGGGCCAGCAGCATCGATCATGGAAAACCAGGCGGTGGTCGACGCCTATCTCGGGGCTCGCCATGACGTGGACCTGGGCGACGATTCCTTGATCGACCCCGCACAATTGGCCAAGCTCGTGGCGATCCGCCAGCAGGACCTCGCAGCGCAGGAGCAGTAG